The proteins below are encoded in one region of Manis javanica isolate MJ-LG chromosome 8, MJ_LKY, whole genome shotgun sequence:
- the LTB4R gene encoding leukotriene B4 receptor 1 isoform X1 — MCLPPPLLLSTSSLADLAEGTRTRVQPPGNRTDLGKATPLCPVSGIGTSFQPVAGKAFPSSPGDMFISLLAIILLSVALAVGLPGNSFVVWSILVKMRKRSVTALLVLNLALADLAVLLTAPFFLHFLAQGTWSFGLAGCRLFHYICGVSMYASVLLIMAMSLDRSLAVARPFISQKLRTKAIACWVLVGIWGVSVLLAIPVIVYRKLTLRPNNRSLVCFLKYPSEGHKAFHLLFEAFTGFLLPFLAVVVSYSDIGRRLQARRFRRSRRTGRLVALIILAFAAFWLPYHVVNLAQAGRLLAGRTAESGPTGHRLYLARQVLIALAFLSSSVNPVLYACAGGGLLRSAGVGWVAKLLEGTGSEALSTRHRGTVGQTMRDVRACPEPGPTESLAACTNSTE, encoded by the exons ATGTGTCTTCCCCCTCCCCTGCTTCTTAGCACTTCCTCTCTGGCTGACTTAGCCGAAGGCACCCGGACCAGGGTCCAGCCCCCTGGAAATAGGACAGACCTAGGGAAGGCTACACCACTCTGCCCTGTGTCTGGGATTGGCACCAGCTTCCAACCAGTAGCTGGTAAAGCCT TCCCCTCTTCTCCAGGTGACATGTTCATATCTTTGCTGGCTATCATCCTACTGTCAGTGGCACTGGCTGTGGGCCTTCCTGGCAACAGCTTTGTGGTGTGGAGCATACTGGTAAAGATGCGGAAGCGCTCTGTCACTGCCCTGCTGGTGCTGAACTTGGCTCTGGCTGACTTGGCTGTGTTGCTCACTGCCCCCTTTTTCCTCCACTTCCTGGCCCAAGGCACCTGGAGTTTTGGACTGGCAGGCTGCCGCCTGTTCCACTACATCTGTGGAGTCAGCATGTATGCCAGTGTCCTGCTGATCATGGCTATGAGTCTGGACCGCTCACTGGCAGTGGCCCGCCCTTTTATATCCCAGAAGCTGCGCACCAAGGCGATTGCCTGCTGGGTGCTGGTAGGCATCTGGGGGGTGTCCGTTTTGCTGGCCATACCCGTCATCGTGTACCGCAAGTTAACCTTGAGACCAAACAACAGGAGCCTGGTCTGCTTCCTGAAGTACCCCAGCGAAGGACACAAGGCTTTTCATCTGCTCTTCGAGGCCTTCACTGGCTTTCTGCTGCCTTTCCTGGCCGTAGTGGTCAGCTACTCGGACATTGGGCGCAGGCTGCAGGCCCGGCGCTTCCGCCGCAGCCGCCGCACCGGCCGCCTGGTGGCGCTCATCATCCTGGCCTTCGCGGCCTTCTGGCTACCCTACCATGTGGTGAACCTGGCGCAGGCCGGCCGCTTGCTGGCCGGCAGGACCGCTGAGTCCGGGCCTACCGGGCATCGGCTGTACCTGGCCCGCCAAGTGCTCATCGCGCTGGCCTTCCTGAGCAGCAGCGTGAACCCTGTGCTGTACGCGTGCGCTGGCGGTGGCCTGCTGCGCTCAGCCGGCGTGGGCTGGGTTGCCAAGCTGTTGGAGGGCACGGGCTCCGAGGCGTTGAGCACCCGCCACAGGGGCACCGTGGGCCAGACGATGCGGGATGTCCGCGCCTGTCCTGAGCCTGGACCCACCGAGAGCCTCGCTGCCTGCACCAACAGTACCGAGTGA
- the LTB4R gene encoding leukotriene B4 receptor 1 isoform X3, producing the protein MCLPPPLLLSTSSLADLAEGTRTRVQPPGNRTDLGKATPLCPVSGIGTSFQPVAGKACTWSFGLAGCRLFHYICGVSMYASVLLIMAMSLDRSLAVARPFISQKLRTKAIACWVLVGIWGVSVLLAIPVIVYRKLTLRPNNRSLVCFLKYPSEGHKAFHLLFEAFTGFLLPFLAVVVSYSDIGRRLQARRFRRSRRTGRLVALIILAFAAFWLPYHVVNLAQAGRLLAGRTAESGPTGHRLYLARQVLIALAFLSSSVNPVLYACAGGGLLRSAGVGWVAKLLEGTGSEALSTRHRGTVGQTMRDVRACPEPGPTESLAACTNSTE; encoded by the exons ATGTGTCTTCCCCCTCCCCTGCTTCTTAGCACTTCCTCTCTGGCTGACTTAGCCGAAGGCACCCGGACCAGGGTCCAGCCCCCTGGAAATAGGACAGACCTAGGGAAGGCTACACCACTCTGCCCTGTGTCTGGGATTGGCACCAGCTTCCAACCAGTAGCTGGTAAAGCCT GCACCTGGAGTTTTGGACTGGCAGGCTGCCGCCTGTTCCACTACATCTGTGGAGTCAGCATGTATGCCAGTGTCCTGCTGATCATGGCTATGAGTCTGGACCGCTCACTGGCAGTGGCCCGCCCTTTTATATCCCAGAAGCTGCGCACCAAGGCGATTGCCTGCTGGGTGCTGGTAGGCATCTGGGGGGTGTCCGTTTTGCTGGCCATACCCGTCATCGTGTACCGCAAGTTAACCTTGAGACCAAACAACAGGAGCCTGGTCTGCTTCCTGAAGTACCCCAGCGAAGGACACAAGGCTTTTCATCTGCTCTTCGAGGCCTTCACTGGCTTTCTGCTGCCTTTCCTGGCCGTAGTGGTCAGCTACTCGGACATTGGGCGCAGGCTGCAGGCCCGGCGCTTCCGCCGCAGCCGCCGCACCGGCCGCCTGGTGGCGCTCATCATCCTGGCCTTCGCGGCCTTCTGGCTACCCTACCATGTGGTGAACCTGGCGCAGGCCGGCCGCTTGCTGGCCGGCAGGACCGCTGAGTCCGGGCCTACCGGGCATCGGCTGTACCTGGCCCGCCAAGTGCTCATCGCGCTGGCCTTCCTGAGCAGCAGCGTGAACCCTGTGCTGTACGCGTGCGCTGGCGGTGGCCTGCTGCGCTCAGCCGGCGTGGGCTGGGTTGCCAAGCTGTTGGAGGGCACGGGCTCCGAGGCGTTGAGCACCCGCCACAGGGGCACCGTGGGCCAGACGATGCGGGATGTCCGCGCCTGTCCTGAGCCTGGACCCACCGAGAGCCTCGCTGCCTGCACCAACAGTACCGAGTGA
- the LTB4R gene encoding leukotriene B4 receptor 1 isoform X2, which yields MAINSTSLAVPSSPGDMFISLLAIILLSVALAVGLPGNSFVVWSILVKMRKRSVTALLVLNLALADLAVLLTAPFFLHFLAQGTWSFGLAGCRLFHYICGVSMYASVLLIMAMSLDRSLAVARPFISQKLRTKAIACWVLVGIWGVSVLLAIPVIVYRKLTLRPNNRSLVCFLKYPSEGHKAFHLLFEAFTGFLLPFLAVVVSYSDIGRRLQARRFRRSRRTGRLVALIILAFAAFWLPYHVVNLAQAGRLLAGRTAESGPTGHRLYLARQVLIALAFLSSSVNPVLYACAGGGLLRSAGVGWVAKLLEGTGSEALSTRHRGTVGQTMRDVRACPEPGPTESLAACTNSTE from the coding sequence ATGGCCATAAACTCTACATCTCTTGCAGTCCCCTCTTCTCCAGGTGACATGTTCATATCTTTGCTGGCTATCATCCTACTGTCAGTGGCACTGGCTGTGGGCCTTCCTGGCAACAGCTTTGTGGTGTGGAGCATACTGGTAAAGATGCGGAAGCGCTCTGTCACTGCCCTGCTGGTGCTGAACTTGGCTCTGGCTGACTTGGCTGTGTTGCTCACTGCCCCCTTTTTCCTCCACTTCCTGGCCCAAGGCACCTGGAGTTTTGGACTGGCAGGCTGCCGCCTGTTCCACTACATCTGTGGAGTCAGCATGTATGCCAGTGTCCTGCTGATCATGGCTATGAGTCTGGACCGCTCACTGGCAGTGGCCCGCCCTTTTATATCCCAGAAGCTGCGCACCAAGGCGATTGCCTGCTGGGTGCTGGTAGGCATCTGGGGGGTGTCCGTTTTGCTGGCCATACCCGTCATCGTGTACCGCAAGTTAACCTTGAGACCAAACAACAGGAGCCTGGTCTGCTTCCTGAAGTACCCCAGCGAAGGACACAAGGCTTTTCATCTGCTCTTCGAGGCCTTCACTGGCTTTCTGCTGCCTTTCCTGGCCGTAGTGGTCAGCTACTCGGACATTGGGCGCAGGCTGCAGGCCCGGCGCTTCCGCCGCAGCCGCCGCACCGGCCGCCTGGTGGCGCTCATCATCCTGGCCTTCGCGGCCTTCTGGCTACCCTACCATGTGGTGAACCTGGCGCAGGCCGGCCGCTTGCTGGCCGGCAGGACCGCTGAGTCCGGGCCTACCGGGCATCGGCTGTACCTGGCCCGCCAAGTGCTCATCGCGCTGGCCTTCCTGAGCAGCAGCGTGAACCCTGTGCTGTACGCGTGCGCTGGCGGTGGCCTGCTGCGCTCAGCCGGCGTGGGCTGGGTTGCCAAGCTGTTGGAGGGCACGGGCTCCGAGGCGTTGAGCACCCGCCACAGGGGCACCGTGGGCCAGACGATGCGGGATGTCCGCGCCTGTCCTGAGCCTGGACCCACCGAGAGCCTCGCTGCCTGCACCAACAGTACCGAGTGA
- the LTB4R2 gene encoding leukotriene B4 receptor 2: MPGTRTGGGIWAEAGPRVRIQQCPYSYTGPGNLICTRSSYPVSWEAGSHMPGCVSDGKEYRKGGALPPRGAPPCPSPFSLTLANLIGVGRSVTLLTAALPFCFTRPPASPQAYYLLAGRRRMSACYRPPGNETLLSWKASRVTGTTFLLLAALLGLPGNGFVVWSLLGWRPTRGRPLAATLVLHLALADGAVLLLTPLFVAFLMGQAWPLGQAGCKAVYYVCALSMYASVLLTSLLSLQRCLAVTRPFLAPRLRSPALARRLLLAVWLAALLLALPAAVYRHLWGDRVCQLCHPSPAHAAAHLSLETLTAFVFPFGLVLGCYSVTLVRLRGAHWGTRRHGTRVGRLVSAIVLAFGLLWAPYHVVNILQVVAALAPPEGALARFGGASQAARAGTTALAFFSSSVNPVLYVFTAGDLLPRAGPRFLTRLFEGSGEARGGGRSREGTMELRATPRLKVVGQGRGNGDPGGGAGKDSQGWDP, encoded by the exons ATGCCTGGGACCAGGACTGGGGGAGGGATATGGGCAGAAGCAGGACCCAGGGTCAGGATTCAGCAGTGTCCCTACTCATATACAGGACCAGGGAACCTTATCTGTACCCGTTCATCTTACCCTGTTTCCTGGGAGGCAGGATCTCACATGCCTGGATGTGTTAGTGATGGGAAGGAGTATCGTAAGGGAGGGGCCCTTCCCCCAAGAGGAGCCCCACCTTGTCCCTCCCCATTCTCGCTCACACTCGCCAACCTCATAGGCGTAGGAAGGAGTGTCACCTTGCTCACTGCTGCTTTGCCTTTCTGCTTCACCAGGCCACCTGCTAGCCCACAAGCCTACTATCTCCTAGCTGG GCGCAGAAGGATGTCGGCCTGCTACCGTCCCCCTGGGAACGAGACCCTACTGAGCTGGAAGGCCTCGCGGGTCACAGGCACCACCTTCCTGCTGCTGGCGGCGCTGCTGGGGCTGCCGGGCAATGGCTTCGTAGTGTGGAGCTTGTTAGGCTGGCGGCCCACACGGGGGCGACCGCTAGCAGCCACGCTTGTGCTGCACCTGGCGCTGGCTGACGGCGCAGTGCTGCTGCTCACGCCGCTCTTCGTGGCCTTCCTGATGGGGCAGGCCTGGCCGCTGGGCCAGGCGGGCTGCAAGGCCGTATACTACGTGTGCGCGCTCAGCATGTACGCCAGCGTCCTGCTCACCAGCCTGCTCAGCCTGCAGCGTTGCCTCGCCGTCACCCGCCCCTTTCTGGCGCCGCGACTGCGCAGCCCGGCTCTGGCCCGCCGCCTGCTGCTTGCGGTCTGGTTGGCCGCTCTGTTGCTGGCCCTCCCGGCCGCCGTCTACCGCCACCTCTGGGGGGACCGTGTGTGCCAGCTGTGCCACCCGTCGCCGGCCCACGCTGCTGCCCACCTGAGTCTGGAGACTCTGACTGCCTTCGTGTTTCCCTTTGGGCTGGTGCTCGGCTGTTACAGCGTGACGCTGGTGCGGCTGCGGGGCGCCCACTGGGGCACCAGGCGGCACGGGACGCGGGTGGGCCGGCTGGTGAGCGCCATTGTGCTCGCCTTTGGCTTGCTCTGGGCCCCCTACCACGTGGTCAACATTCTTCAGGTGGTCGCCGCACTGGCTCCGCCAGAAGGCGCTTTGGCGAGGTTCGGTGGTGCCAGCCAGGCAGCGAGAGCTGGAACTACGGCCTTGGCCTTCTTCAGCTCCAGCGTCAACCCGGTGCTCTATGTCTTCACTGCCGGGGATCTGCTGCCCCGGGCAGGTCCCCGCTTCCTCACACGGCTCTTTGAGGGCTCAGGAGAGGCCCGCGGGGGTGGGCGCTCTAGGGAGGGGACCATGGAGCTTCGAGCTACCCCTCGCCTCAAAGTGGTGGGGCAGGGCCGGGGCAATGGAgaccctgggggaggggcagggaaggacagTCAAGGATGGGACCCTTGA
- the CIDEB gene encoding lipid transferase CIDEB, giving the protein MEHLSALNPRGLLRSLSYMSSEFGRRVWTSAPPPQRPFRVCDQKRTTRKGLTAATRQELLDKALESLLLSGELTLVLEEDGTAVESEDFLQLLEDDTCLMVLECGQSWSPSRSGVLSYGLGQEKPKHSKDIARITFDVYKQNPRDLFGSLNIKATFYGLYSMSCDFQGLGPKKVLRELLRWTSTLLQGLGHMLLGISSTLRHTLEGAERGQWQHRGRLHPY; this is encoded by the exons ATGGAGCACCTCTCTGCCCTGAACCCCAGAGGCTTACTCAG GTCACTATCCTATATGAGCTCTGAGTTTGGCCGGAGGGTCTGGACCTCAGCTCCACCACCCCAGCGACCTTTCCGTGTCTGTGATCAAAAGAGGACCACTCGGAAAGGCCTGACAGCTGCCACCCGCCAGGAACTTCTAGACAAG GCCCTGGAGAGCCTGCTGCTGAGTGGGGAGCTCACACTGGTGCTAGAGGAGGATGGGACTGCCGTGGAGAGCGAGGACTTCTTGCAGCTGTTGGAGGATGACACATGCCTGATGGTGCTGGAGTGCGGGCAGAGCTGGAGCCCCAGCAGG AGTGGGGTGCTGTCATACGGCCTGGGCCAGGAGAAGCCCAAGCACAGCAAGGACATCGCGCGCATCACCTTCGACGTGTACAAGCAAAACCCCAGAGACCTCTTCGGCAGCCTGAACATCAAAGCCACCTTCTACGGGCTCTACTCCATGAGCTGCGACTTTCAAGGACTCGGCCCAAAGAAAGTACTCAG ggaGCTCCTCCGTTGGACCTCCACACTACTGCAAGGCCTGGGCCACATGTTGCTGGGAATTTCTTCCACCCTTCGCCACACACTGGAAGGAGCGGAGCGGGGGCAGTGGCAGCACCGGGGCCGCCTCCATCCCTACTGA
- the NOP9 gene encoding nucleolar protein 9 isoform X1 codes for MGLGPRSAHKAGSRFPAGGKRGLGAKGSGRPGAGRQRHPCPPSDRHSDAALAAQPHLSPEALGYFRRALSALKEAPETGEERELMVHNVLKEVEAQTLALATNRTGSEMLQELLGFSPLKPLCRVWAALCSNLRLVACHRCAVHVLQSALLQLPRLLGSLAEEDEEEDGKDGPLENLEDLVLGLASEVCDDFLFYCGDTHGTFLVRTLLQVLGGTLLESQRAKHHGSQSPEAQRAPARECKPTDFEVPDTFLNRLQDLSSCFLKDIAVFITDKISSFCLQVALQVLYRKLPQFCVHLCNAVIGYLSSRNSSADGSPLLLFLRDRTSSRLLEQVLRMLEPPRLQSLFEDHFHGQLQTLAAHPIANFPLQRLLDAVTTPELLSPVFEELSPALETVLARGRPGVVIALVGACRRVGALQAQVLQLLLEAFHCAEPSSRQVACVPLFATLMTYEVYYGLMQEEEAVPAEHQMEMATAKALGEVTVLGSLLLQHLLHFSNPSLVLRSLGALTGPQLLTLAQNPAGSHVLDAVLTSTSVTCRQRRRVLKTLKGQYVALACSRHGSRVLDAIWSGAALGVRKEIAAELGERNQELIRDPFGHHVARNVALATFVKRREAWEQQQGPVAKRRRALNSILEG; via the exons ATGGGACTGGGACCACGCTCCGCCCACAAGGCAGGGAGCCGGTTCCCAGCTGGCGGCAAACGAGGGCTCGGTGCCAAGGGGTCTGGGCGGCCCGGAGCAGGCCGCCAGCGGCACCCGTGCCCGCCCTCGGACCGACATTCGGACGCGGCTCTGGCTGCACAGCCTCACCTGAGTCCCGAAGCTCTGGGCTATTTCCGCCGGGCCCTATCCGCCCTGAAAGAGGCTCCGGAGACCGGAGAAGAACGAG AGTTGATGGTGCACAATGTTTTGAAGGAAGTGGAGGCTCAGACCCTAGCCTTGGCCACAAACAGGACTGGCAGTGAGATGCTGCAGGAGCTGTTGGGGTTCAGTCCTCTGAAACCGCTGTGTCGAGTATGGGCTGCACTGTGCTCCAACTTGCGCTTGGTGGCCTGTCATCGATGCGCCGTCCATGTATTGCAAAGTGCTTTGCTACAGCTGCCTCGATTGCTGGGGAGCCTTGcagaggaggacgaggaggaggatgGGAAGGATGGTCCCTTGGAGAACCTGGAGGATCTGGTCCTGGGACTAGCCTCTGAGGTGTgtgatgattttcttttctactgtGGAGACACACATGGCACGTTCCTGGTCCGAACTCTGCTGCAGGTGTTAGGAGGGACTCTTCTGGAGTCTCAGAGAGCCAAGCACCATGGCTCTCAGTCACCCG AAGCCCAAAGGGCCCCAGCTCGGGAATGTAAACCAACTGATTTTGAAGTCCCTGACACCTTCTTGAATCGTCTTCAGGATCTAAGCTCTTGCTTTCTGAAGGACATTGCTG TATTTATCACCGACAAGATCTCCAGCTTCTGCCTTCAAGTGGCCTTACAGGTCTTATACCGCAAACTGCCCCAGTTTTGTGTCCATCTCTGCAATGCTGTGATTGGCTACCTGAGTAGCCGCAATTCCTCAGCAGATGGCAG CCCACTACTGCTATTTCTGCGGGACCGGACGAGCTCCAGACTCCTGGAGCAGGTGCTGCGCATGTTGGAGCCCCCAAGGCTCCAGAGCCTGTTTGAAGATCACTTCCACGGGCAGCTGCAGACCCTGGCTGCACATCCCATTGCCAACTTCCCTCTTCAGCGTTTACTGGATGCTGTCACTACCCCTGAGCTA CTGTCCCCTGTGTTTGAGGAGCTGAGCCCTGCCTTGGAAACTGTTCTGGCCCGGGGTCGCCCAGGGGTAGTCATTGCCCTGGTGGGAGCCTGCCGCAGAGTTGGGGCCCTCCAAGCCCAGGTCCTGCAGCTGTTGTTGGAG GCATTCCACTGTGCAGAGCCTTCCTCTCGGCAAGTAGCCTGTGTGCCTCTCTTTGCCACTTTGATGACTTACGAGGTGTACTATGGACtgatgcaggaggaggaggcagtgcCTGCGGAGCACCAG ATGGAAATGGCCACAGCCAAGGCCCTCGGGGAAGTGACAGTTCTTGGGTCTCTGCTGCTCCAGCATCTGCTACACTTCTCTAACCCTAGTCTTGTACTTCGAAGTCTGGGTGCTTTGACAGGACCACAGCTTCTGACTCTGGCCCAGAACCCTGCTGGTTCCCATGTGCTTGATGCTGTCTTGACCAGCACCTCTGTGACGTGCAGACAGCGCCGCCGTGTGCTGAAGACCCTAAAA GGACAATATGTGGCTCTGGCCTGTAGTCGCCATGGCAGCCGTGTGCTAGATGCCATTTGGAGTGGAGCTGCCCTGGGGGTCCGGAAGGAAATTGCTGCTGAGCTGG GGGAGCGGAATCAGGAGCTGATAAGAGACCCTTTTGGCCATCATGTGGCTCGAAACGTGGCCCTGGCTACTTTCGTGAAGCGGCGAGAGGCTTGGGAACAGCAGCAGGGGCCAGTGGCCAAGCGGAGGCGGGCTTTGAACTCAATACTTGAAGGCTGA
- the NOP9 gene encoding nucleolar protein 9 isoform X2 — MGLGPRSAHKAGSRFPAGGKRGLGAKGSGRPGAGRQRHPCPPSDRHSDAALAAQPHLSPEALGYFRRALSALKEAPETGEERELMVHNVLKEVEAQTLALATNRTGSEMLQELLGFSPLKPLCRVWAALCSNLRLVACHRCAVHVLQSALLQLPRLLGSLAEEDEEEDGKDGPLENLEDLVLGLASEVCDDFLFYCGDTHGTFLVRTLLQVLGGTLLESQRAKHHGSQSPEAQRAPARECKPTDFEVPDTFLNRLQDLSSCFLKDIAVFITDKISSFCLQVALQVLYRKLPQFCVHLCNAVIGYLSSRNSSADGSPLLLFLRDRTSSRLLEQVLRMLEPPRLQSLFEDHFHGQLQTLAAHPIANFPLQRLLDAVTTPELLSPVFEELSPALETVLARGRPGVVIALVGACRRVGALQAQVLQLLLEAFHCAEPSSRQVACVPLFATLMTYEVYYGLMQEEEAVPAEHQMEMATAKALGEVTVLGSLLLQHLLHFSNPSLVLRSLGALTGPQLLTLAQNPAGSHVLDAVLTSTSVTCRQRRRVLKTLKGSGIRS, encoded by the exons ATGGGACTGGGACCACGCTCCGCCCACAAGGCAGGGAGCCGGTTCCCAGCTGGCGGCAAACGAGGGCTCGGTGCCAAGGGGTCTGGGCGGCCCGGAGCAGGCCGCCAGCGGCACCCGTGCCCGCCCTCGGACCGACATTCGGACGCGGCTCTGGCTGCACAGCCTCACCTGAGTCCCGAAGCTCTGGGCTATTTCCGCCGGGCCCTATCCGCCCTGAAAGAGGCTCCGGAGACCGGAGAAGAACGAG AGTTGATGGTGCACAATGTTTTGAAGGAAGTGGAGGCTCAGACCCTAGCCTTGGCCACAAACAGGACTGGCAGTGAGATGCTGCAGGAGCTGTTGGGGTTCAGTCCTCTGAAACCGCTGTGTCGAGTATGGGCTGCACTGTGCTCCAACTTGCGCTTGGTGGCCTGTCATCGATGCGCCGTCCATGTATTGCAAAGTGCTTTGCTACAGCTGCCTCGATTGCTGGGGAGCCTTGcagaggaggacgaggaggaggatgGGAAGGATGGTCCCTTGGAGAACCTGGAGGATCTGGTCCTGGGACTAGCCTCTGAGGTGTgtgatgattttcttttctactgtGGAGACACACATGGCACGTTCCTGGTCCGAACTCTGCTGCAGGTGTTAGGAGGGACTCTTCTGGAGTCTCAGAGAGCCAAGCACCATGGCTCTCAGTCACCCG AAGCCCAAAGGGCCCCAGCTCGGGAATGTAAACCAACTGATTTTGAAGTCCCTGACACCTTCTTGAATCGTCTTCAGGATCTAAGCTCTTGCTTTCTGAAGGACATTGCTG TATTTATCACCGACAAGATCTCCAGCTTCTGCCTTCAAGTGGCCTTACAGGTCTTATACCGCAAACTGCCCCAGTTTTGTGTCCATCTCTGCAATGCTGTGATTGGCTACCTGAGTAGCCGCAATTCCTCAGCAGATGGCAG CCCACTACTGCTATTTCTGCGGGACCGGACGAGCTCCAGACTCCTGGAGCAGGTGCTGCGCATGTTGGAGCCCCCAAGGCTCCAGAGCCTGTTTGAAGATCACTTCCACGGGCAGCTGCAGACCCTGGCTGCACATCCCATTGCCAACTTCCCTCTTCAGCGTTTACTGGATGCTGTCACTACCCCTGAGCTA CTGTCCCCTGTGTTTGAGGAGCTGAGCCCTGCCTTGGAAACTGTTCTGGCCCGGGGTCGCCCAGGGGTAGTCATTGCCCTGGTGGGAGCCTGCCGCAGAGTTGGGGCCCTCCAAGCCCAGGTCCTGCAGCTGTTGTTGGAG GCATTCCACTGTGCAGAGCCTTCCTCTCGGCAAGTAGCCTGTGTGCCTCTCTTTGCCACTTTGATGACTTACGAGGTGTACTATGGACtgatgcaggaggaggaggcagtgcCTGCGGAGCACCAG ATGGAAATGGCCACAGCCAAGGCCCTCGGGGAAGTGACAGTTCTTGGGTCTCTGCTGCTCCAGCATCTGCTACACTTCTCTAACCCTAGTCTTGTACTTCGAAGTCTGGGTGCTTTGACAGGACCACAGCTTCTGACTCTGGCCCAGAACCCTGCTGGTTCCCATGTGCTTGATGCTGTCTTGACCAGCACCTCTGTGACGTGCAGACAGCGCCGCCGTGTGCTGAAGACCCTAAAA GGGAGCGGAATCAGGAGCTGA